One window of Sphingobacteriales bacterium genomic DNA carries:
- a CDS encoding O-methyltransferase yields the protein MNFLSEEISKYAEAHTSPESSVLHSLNRETHLKVLMPQMLSGYLQGAFLRMVSQMVQPKYVLEIGTYTGYSSICLCSGLKSNGHLHTIDINEELCDIQQHYFKAAGLEQQITAHVGDAIDIIPMLEETFDLVFIDADKLNYSNYYHLVFNKVRKNGFILADNVLWSGKVLHPNKDKDTQGICEFNELVQNDKRVENVLLPVRDGIMMIRKLV from the coding sequence CTTCCCCGGAATCATCGGTATTGCATAGCCTTAACCGCGAAACACACCTGAAAGTTTTGATGCCTCAAATGTTGTCGGGATATCTGCAAGGTGCATTTTTAAGAATGGTCAGCCAAATGGTTCAGCCTAAATATGTGTTGGAGATAGGCACCTATACCGGATATTCCTCAATTTGTCTTTGTTCGGGGTTGAAGAGTAATGGTCATCTGCACACAATAGATATCAATGAAGAACTCTGCGACATTCAGCAGCATTATTTTAAAGCTGCCGGATTAGAGCAACAAATAACTGCTCATGTCGGAGACGCAATTGACATTATTCCGATGTTGGAAGAAACCTTCGATCTGGTTTTTATTGATGCCGATAAGCTTAATTACAGCAATTACTACCATCTGGTGTTTAACAAAGTGAGAAAAAACGGGTTTATTCTGGCAGACAATGTGCTTTGGAGCGGTAAAGTGCTGCATCCGAACAAAGATAAAGACACACAAGGTATCTGTGAATTTAACGAACTGGTTCAAAACGACAAAAGAGTTGAAAATGTGTTATTGCCGGTCAGGGATGGAATTATGATGATACGTAAACTGGTATAA